A single Saccopteryx bilineata isolate mSacBil1 chromosome 7, mSacBil1_pri_phased_curated, whole genome shotgun sequence DNA region contains:
- the CTSH gene encoding pro-cathepsin H, producing MWAALPLLCAGAWLLGFPAGGHAIMHVGFAEIFQFKTWMLQHQRTYRADEYHNRIQTFVSNQKRIEAHNSRNHSYKMAINQFSDMTFAEWKSKYLWTVPQNCSATIRNYLRSHGPYPPAMDWRKKGNYVSKVKNQGSCGSCWTFSSTGALESALAIKTGKMYSLSEQQLVDCAQNFNNHGCQGGLPSQAFEYIRYNDGIMGEDTYPYHGKDGECKFQREKAVAYVKDVANITMNDEEAMVEAVALYNPVSFAFEVTEDFMLYKSGVFTSTTCHKTPDKVNHAVLAVGYGVENGIPYWIVKNSWGSQWGMNGYFLIERGKNMCGLAACASYPIPTV from the exons ATGTGGGCCGCGCTGCCGCTGCTCTGCGCTGGAGCCTGGCTGCTGGGATTCCCAGCCGGCGGACACGCCATCATGCACGTGGGCTTCGCAG agatatTTCAATTTAAGACATGGATGTTGCAG CACCAGAGGACCTACAGGGCAGATGAGTACCATAACAGGATACAGACCTTCGTCAGCAACCAGAAGAGGATCGAAGCCCACAACTCTAGGAACCACTCATATAAAA tGGCAATAAATCAATTTTCAGACATGACGTTTGCTGAATGGAAAAGCAAGTATCTTTGGACAGTGCCTCAG AATTGCTCAGCTACCATAAGGAACTACCTTCGGAGTCATGGTCCTTACCCACCTGCAATGGACTGGcggaaaaaaggaaattatgtcTCAAAAGTGAAAAACCAG GGCAGCTGTGGCAGTTGCTGGACCTTCTCCAGCACGGGGGCCCTGGAGTCTGCGCTCGCCATCAAAACAGGGAAGATGTACTCTTTG TCGGAGCAGCAGCTGGTGGACTGCGCCCAGAACTTCAACAACCATGGCTGCCAAGG GGGCCTCCCCAGCCAGGCCTTCGAGTACATCCGCTACAACGACGGCATCATGGGTGAGGACACCTACCCCTACCATGGCAAG GATGGCGAGTGCAAGTTCCAGCGTGAAAAGGCCGTTGCTTATGTCAAGGATGTGGCAAACATCACCATG AATGACGAGGAGGCAATGGTGGAGGCAGTGGCCTTGTACAACCCCGTGAGCTTTGCCTTTGAAGTGACTGAAGACTTCATGCTGTATAAGAGCGGTGTCTTTACCAG taCTACCTGTCATAAAACTCCAGATAAAGTAAACCACGCAGTACTGGCTGTTGGGTATGGAGTAGAAAATGGGATACCCTACTGGATCGTGAAAAACTCCTGGGGCTCCCAGTGGGGAATGAATGG GTACTTCCTCATCGAGCGCGGGAAGAACATGTGTGGGCTGGCCGCCTGTGCCTCCTACCCCATCCCGACAGTGTGA